The following is a genomic window from Amycolatopsis australiensis.
CCTGGCGTTCATCGCACACCCGCTTCCTGCAGCCCGAGCTGCGTCTCGCCGCCCGTCTCGGCGCGGTGGACCAGCGTCATGTAGGTGTCTTCGAGCGACGCGCGCCGGACCTCGAGGTCCGACACGGCGTCGCCGTGCTGCTTGAACAGGTCGTAGACGAACTTCGTCGCTTCGGTCGTCAAGTGCACGAATCGCCGGCCGCCGACCGACCAGCGGACCTCGGCCTCGCCGGAGACCTGCCGGCTCAGCGCGTCGGCCGAGCCGTCGGCGACGATCCGGCCGCCGTTGAGGATGAGGATCCGGTCGGCCAGCTTCTCGGCCTCGTCGAGGTCGTGCGTGGTGAGCAGGATCGTCGTGTCCAGCTCGTCGGACAGCCGGTGCACGAGGTCGTGGAACTCGCGCCGGGCCTCCGGGTCGAACCCCGCGGTCGGCTCGTCGAGGAAGAGCAGCTCGGGGCGCCCGACGATGCCGATCGCGACGTCGAGCCGCCGCCGTTGCCCGCCGGAGAGGTTCTTGAGCTTCTTGTGCGCGTGCTCGGTGAGCCCGACGGCCGCGATGAGCTCGTCGGCGTCCCACGGCCGCGGGATTTCCGGAGTCGAGTACGGCGCGTAGTACCGCCCCAGGTGGGCGAGCAGCTCGCGGACGCGCCACTTGCCGTGGTCGCGCCAGGACTGCAGTACGACCCCCAGCCGCGCGCGCCAGTCCTCGCCGCCGTGTGCCGGGTCGGCGCCCAGCACGCTCACCTCGCCCGCCGACCGCATCCGGAAGCCTTCGAGGATCTCGATCGTCGTCGTCTTGCCCGCGCCGTTCGGCCCGAGCAGGCACACGACCTCGCCCCGGTGGGCCTCGAACCCGACGCCGTGGAGCACGTCGTTCGCGCCGTAGCGCATCCGCAGCCCGCGCACGCGGACCACGGGCACAGCCGGATCTCTCATTTTGCCCACCCCCATCGAACTGGTGCGATCGAATGTAGCACATCTACTACACCTTGTGTGAGTTGTACTGCCACCGGAACCTGACCGGCGGTCCTCCCGTTCGCGGGCATGGCGATCTGGCTGGGCCTGGCGATCCCGGGCGGCGTGGTGATCCTGCTGGTCATGGCCGCGATCGAGCTGCGCCCGCGCAAGGACGGCTCGCGGCTCAAGGCCCGGCTGTCCGCGACCTACCTCGAAGAGACCACCGCGTTCCTCTACGGCACCAAGCGGCGTGAGCTGGAACACCGGGAAACGATGTCGATGCTCGTCGAGCGGGACGCCGAGGGCGCACCACCGCTGCGTGACGTGGACCTGGACCGTGGAGTGGCCCGGATCCGGCCGCGTCCGGACCCGCCGGAGCCGGAAACCGGCCAGCTACAGTGACCTCATGCCGACCCCAGC
Proteins encoded in this region:
- a CDS encoding ABC transporter ATP-binding protein; translation: MRDPAVPVVRVRGLRMRYGANDVLHGVGFEAHRGEVVCLLGPNGAGKTTTIEILEGFRMRSAGEVSVLGADPAHGGEDWRARLGVVLQSWRDHGKWRVRELLAHLGRYYAPYSTPEIPRPWDADELIAAVGLTEHAHKKLKNLSGGQRRRLDVAIGIVGRPELLFLDEPTAGFDPEARREFHDLVHRLSDELDTTILLTTHDLDEAEKLADRILILNGGRIVADGSADALSRQVSGEAEVRWSVGGRRFVHLTTEATKFVYDLFKQHGDAVSDLEVRRASLEDTYMTLVHRAETGGETQLGLQEAGVR
- a CDS encoding DUF6191 domain-containing protein → MAIWLGLAIPGGVVILLVMAAIELRPRKDGSRLKARLSATYLEETTAFLYGTKRRELEHRETMSMLVERDAEGAPPLRDVDLDRGVARIRPRPDPPEPETGQLQ